One window of the Archangium primigenium genome contains the following:
- the lon gene encoding endopeptidase La, with the protein MSDEKKKGPSSAAAMPAAMAPPGIINKEDIPQVLPILPLRNSVFFPGGVLPLAVGRQKTIALIKDAVRDDQVIGVVTQRRAEEEDPGASDLYTMGTVARIVKLLKMGEDNYSLVVQGLARFRVLDLVQEAPYLKARVDAVEDRTAAENVEVEALGINLKKLAREVIELMPELPAAATELVESITHPGHLADLIAANVDVDIGEKQAVLETVDLKARMSLVLELLNRKREILKLSNKIDSAVKGEMSKTQREYYLRQQLKAIKEELGEMGEEEEELDELQERLKKAGLPPDVEKVANKELNRLKTIPAASSEYTVARTYLDWIADLPWAKISEDNLDIENARQTLEKDHYGIKKVKKRILEYLAVRKLKNDMRGPILCLVGPPGVGKTSLGQSIAKAVGRKFVRLSLGGVRDEAEIRGHRRTYVGALPGRFIQSMKKAGMKNPVMMLDEIDKLGADFRGDPSAALLEVLDPEQNSTFSDHYLDVAFDLSKVMFIATANQLDPIPGPLRDRMEIIELTGYTFEEKQSIARIHLVPKQLKEHGLSPDHITITDEALLVLTTAYTREAGVRNLERRIADLCRAVAVEVAGGKTEKQDVDGNRVKEILGAEMFYSEVAERTEVPGVATGLAWTAAGGDLLFIEATKMAGKGGMTLTGQLGDVMKESATAALSYLRSKSESLGINANFLEKTDLHLHFPAGSIPKDGPSAGVTILTALTSLLTGIRVRGDTAMTGEATLRGLVLPVGGIKEKVLAAHRAGIKRVILPERCRKDLQDVPEQARKEIEFIFATRMDEVLAAALETSPFKEGTVPQPTEAASTESTPEVRA; encoded by the coding sequence ATGTCCGACGAAAAGAAGAAGGGCCCGTCCTCCGCCGCGGCGATGCCCGCCGCGATGGCCCCCCCTGGAATCATCAACAAGGAGGACATTCCGCAGGTCCTCCCCATCCTCCCGCTGCGCAACTCCGTGTTCTTCCCCGGGGGCGTGCTGCCGCTCGCGGTGGGCCGCCAGAAGACGATCGCCCTCATCAAGGACGCGGTGCGTGACGACCAGGTCATCGGCGTCGTCACCCAGCGCCGCGCCGAGGAGGAGGATCCGGGCGCGTCCGACCTGTACACGATGGGCACCGTCGCGCGCATCGTGAAGCTGCTCAAGATGGGCGAGGACAACTACTCGCTCGTGGTGCAGGGCCTGGCGCGCTTCCGCGTGCTGGACCTCGTGCAGGAGGCCCCCTACCTCAAGGCCCGCGTGGACGCGGTCGAGGATCGCACCGCCGCCGAGAACGTCGAGGTCGAGGCGCTCGGCATCAACCTCAAGAAGCTGGCGCGCGAGGTCATCGAGCTGATGCCCGAGCTGCCCGCGGCGGCCACCGAGCTCGTCGAGTCCATCACCCACCCCGGCCACCTGGCGGACCTGATCGCCGCCAACGTGGACGTGGACATCGGTGAGAAGCAGGCCGTGCTGGAGACGGTGGACCTCAAGGCGCGCATGAGCCTCGTGCTCGAGCTGCTCAACCGCAAGCGCGAGATCCTCAAGCTCAGCAACAAGATCGACTCCGCAGTCAAGGGCGAGATGTCCAAGACCCAGCGCGAGTACTACCTGCGCCAGCAGCTCAAGGCCATCAAGGAAGAGCTCGGCGAGATGGGCGAGGAGGAGGAGGAGCTCGACGAGCTCCAGGAGCGCCTGAAGAAGGCCGGCCTGCCTCCGGACGTGGAGAAGGTCGCCAACAAGGAGCTCAACCGCCTCAAGACGATCCCGGCGGCCTCCAGCGAGTACACCGTCGCGCGCACCTACCTGGATTGGATCGCCGACCTGCCCTGGGCGAAGATCAGCGAGGACAACCTCGACATCGAGAACGCGCGCCAGACGCTGGAGAAGGACCACTACGGCATCAAGAAGGTCAAGAAGCGCATCCTCGAGTACCTGGCCGTGCGCAAGCTCAAGAACGACATGCGCGGGCCCATCCTGTGCCTCGTCGGTCCTCCGGGCGTCGGCAAGACGTCGCTCGGCCAGAGCATCGCCAAGGCCGTGGGCCGCAAGTTCGTGCGCCTGTCGCTCGGCGGCGTGCGCGACGAGGCGGAGATCCGCGGCCACCGGCGCACCTACGTCGGCGCGCTGCCCGGCCGCTTCATCCAGAGCATGAAGAAGGCCGGCATGAAGAACCCGGTCATGATGCTGGACGAAATCGACAAGCTCGGCGCGGACTTCCGCGGCGACCCCAGCGCGGCGCTCCTCGAGGTCCTCGACCCCGAGCAGAACAGCACGTTCAGCGACCACTACCTCGACGTGGCGTTCGACCTGTCCAAGGTCATGTTCATCGCCACGGCCAACCAGCTCGACCCCATCCCCGGGCCGCTCCGCGACCGCATGGAGATCATCGAGCTGACGGGCTACACCTTCGAGGAGAAGCAGAGCATCGCGCGCATCCACCTCGTGCCCAAGCAGCTCAAGGAGCACGGCCTGTCGCCGGACCACATCACCATCACCGACGAGGCCCTGCTGGTGCTCACCACGGCCTACACGCGTGAGGCCGGTGTGCGTAACCTCGAGCGGCGGATCGCCGACCTCTGCCGCGCCGTCGCGGTGGAAGTGGCGGGCGGCAAGACCGAGAAGCAGGACGTGGATGGCAACCGGGTCAAGGAGATCCTGGGCGCCGAGATGTTCTACTCGGAAGTCGCCGAGCGCACCGAGGTGCCGGGCGTGGCCACGGGCCTCGCGTGGACCGCGGCCGGCGGTGACCTGCTCTTCATCGAGGCCACCAAGATGGCGGGCAAGGGCGGCATGACGCTCACCGGCCAGCTCGGTGACGTGATGAAGGAGAGCGCCACGGCGGCCCTGAGCTACCTGCGCAGCAAGTCCGAGTCCCTGGGCATCAACGCCAACTTCCTGGAGAAGACGGACCTGCACCTGCACTTCCCCGCGGGCTCCATTCCCAAGGACGGCCCCTCGGCCGGCGTCACCATCCTCACCGCGCTCACCAGCCTGCTCACGGGCATCCGGGTGCGCGGCGACACGGCGATGACGGGCGAGGCCACGCTGCGTGGCCTGGTGCTGCCGGTGGGCGGCATCAAGGAGAAGGTGCTCGCCGCGCACCGCGCCGGCATCAAGCGCGTCATCCTGCCGGAGCGCTGCCGCAAGGACCTGCAGGACGTGCCGGAGCAGGCCCGCAAGGAGATCGAGTTCATCTTCGCCACGCGCATGGACGAAGTCCTCGCCGCGGCGCTGGAGACCTCGCCCTTCAA
- a CDS encoding vWA domain-containing protein: MACNMACTTPVDVPGSTLPGRCQAEAPLIPAQKTDLLFVIDNSGSMSEEQAAIATELPAFLEALRKDDGVAQDFRVGVLTTSVYLQARVNGRVEFFPYNDQAGRLQPVPDAQGRPTAERFLEGGDPALLEKFRRLVRQGIKGSGQETPFEAVRLALTPPLSTLPVAEGGTEGFLRDGARLLVVVVSDEDDCSSTERPPPVVLDSDSSRDLCTEQADRLTPVRSYFDTFRALADGSGGSREVLWATIGPVALGDKRAELIRDGNVVRNADCPTSYGPGYRQREMAALFDSGLANLDSICRANYRETLVNIASLARTAQSIEVVNLPDARLLQVQVTREDGQIQTCSVAGGDLSYAPAQEDRAARLYFQSSCPRRATDRRLEVKVLCAN, from the coding sequence ATGGCGTGCAACATGGCGTGCACCACGCCCGTGGATGTTCCCGGCTCCACGCTGCCGGGCCGCTGCCAGGCCGAGGCGCCCCTCATCCCGGCCCAGAAGACGGATCTGCTCTTCGTCATCGACAACTCGGGCTCGATGAGCGAGGAGCAGGCGGCGATCGCGACCGAATTGCCCGCCTTCCTGGAAGCGCTGCGCAAGGACGACGGCGTGGCGCAGGACTTCCGCGTGGGTGTGCTCACCACGTCGGTCTATCTCCAGGCGCGCGTGAACGGCCGCGTGGAGTTCTTCCCCTATAACGATCAAGCGGGGCGGCTGCAGCCCGTCCCCGACGCGCAAGGGCGGCCCACGGCCGAGCGCTTCCTGGAGGGCGGTGATCCGGCGCTGCTCGAGAAGTTCCGCCGGCTGGTGCGCCAGGGCATCAAGGGCAGCGGCCAGGAGACGCCCTTCGAGGCGGTGCGGCTGGCGCTCACGCCGCCCCTGTCCACGCTGCCGGTGGCCGAGGGCGGCACCGAGGGCTTCCTGCGCGATGGGGCCCGGCTGCTCGTGGTGGTGGTGTCCGACGAGGACGACTGCAGCTCCACGGAGCGTCCGCCGCCGGTGGTGCTGGACTCGGACTCCTCGCGCGACCTGTGCACCGAGCAGGCCGACCGCCTCACGCCCGTGCGCAGCTACTTCGACACCTTCCGCGCGCTCGCCGACGGCTCGGGCGGCTCGCGCGAGGTGCTGTGGGCGACGATCGGCCCGGTGGCCCTGGGCGACAAGCGCGCCGAGCTCATCCGGGACGGCAACGTGGTGCGCAACGCCGACTGCCCCACGTCCTACGGGCCCGGCTACCGCCAGCGCGAGATGGCGGCGCTGTTCGACTCGGGGCTGGCCAACCTGGACTCCATCTGCCGCGCCAACTACCGCGAGACCCTGGTGAACATCGCCTCGCTGGCGCGCACCGCGCAGAGCATCGAGGTGGTGAACCTGCCGGACGCCCGGCTCCTCCAGGTCCAGGTGACGCGCGAGGACGGGCAGATCCAGACGTGCAGTGTGGCCGGCGGCGACCTCTCCTACGCCCCCGCCCAGGAGGACCGCGCCGCCCGCCTGTACTTCCAGTCCTCCTGCCCCCGGCGCGCCACGGATCGCCGGCTGGAGGTGAAGGTGCTCTGCGCCAACTGA
- a CDS encoding recombinase RecA, protein MSATVGNLAVTVEALREQIRRLQAAPRTYLAALRTGVEAFDALLPGGGLPLGQVVELWGERASGRTSLALRAVAAAHREGRLCAYVDGSGELYPPAAMAAGVDASRLLIVRPRTVEQLAWSAVQLVRSGAFACVVLDLTRAPPGAVRGEAGVRLSPAEGKRLVDAAARGGTLLLLLTAPEAPADGLLRLRTEPRGAQGLSVEVVRSRQGGLGSQALVPWRSLYPELAEEECPWGAELPPGVPMTVPELPRETAPREGHRGILGQRPGRDAPLPSLRPHLDAGPALH, encoded by the coding sequence ATGAGTGCGACGGTGGGCAATCTGGCGGTGACGGTGGAGGCGTTGAGGGAGCAGATCCGCCGGTTGCAGGCAGCGCCGAGGACGTACCTGGCGGCGCTGCGCACGGGGGTGGAGGCCTTCGACGCGCTGCTTCCCGGGGGCGGACTGCCGCTGGGGCAGGTGGTGGAGCTGTGGGGGGAGCGGGCCTCGGGGCGCACGAGCCTCGCGCTGCGGGCCGTGGCGGCCGCGCACCGCGAGGGCCGGTTGTGCGCCTACGTGGACGGCTCCGGGGAGCTCTACCCGCCGGCGGCGATGGCGGCCGGGGTGGACGCGTCGCGGCTGCTCATCGTGCGGCCCCGGACGGTGGAGCAGCTCGCGTGGTCCGCGGTGCAGCTCGTGCGCAGCGGGGCGTTCGCGTGCGTGGTGTTGGATCTGACGCGGGCCCCGCCGGGCGCCGTGCGAGGCGAGGCGGGGGTGCGCCTGTCGCCCGCCGAGGGCAAGCGCCTGGTGGACGCGGCGGCCCGGGGCGGCACCTTGTTGTTGCTGCTCACGGCCCCCGAGGCCCCGGCGGATGGCTTGCTGCGCCTGCGCACCGAGCCCCGGGGCGCCCAGGGGCTCTCGGTGGAGGTGGTGCGCAGCCGGCAGGGCGGACTGGGCTCCCAGGCGCTGGTGCCCTGGCGCTCGCTCTACCCGGAGCTGGCCGAGGAGGAGTGCCCCTGGGGCGCGGAGCTCCCGCCGGGCGTGCCCATGACGGTGCCGGAGCTGCCGCGCGAGACGGCGCCGCGCGAGGGGCATCGCGGCATCCTGGGCCAGCGGCCCGGGCGGGACGCGCCCTTGCCGTCCCTGCGGCCGCACCTGGACGCCGGGCCCGCGCTGCACTGA
- a CDS encoding Y-family DNA polymerase gives MRLGYLHFPRFPVQRKVIELPELTGKPFVLVEEVRGQQRVAGASTSALKAGVRPGTTLTAACALEPALRHFTYRPDEERRALVALGEMLMDLAPGFQLAEPDGLWLDAGAAHLVKGEEGLCARVLERCEALGWRGRMVVASELFTARALARHGTRSSYEVVPDGESARALGPLPLGALEGPEQAAFAALGLSTLGEVAALPVGAVTARGGAVGMRAHGRCRGADETPFLAEVLEEVLEERLTLEWPAESLEPLQFALKTVLDRLCGRLSGRRRAAVRLGLTLKLDPSGQVLVPLTLARPTAQGRMLLDLTRHRLSDVRLEGPVAGLVLRVEEDCEDRGQQLALGDAPQGDADLEVVLSRLATALGEDSLFMAALEDSHRPEAGYTPRAFRPPPARRGLEGEGLVPREVVSPVPEVLRERPARLLGQPLPLEVHLTEAGEWVAARLGGQWRRVVALMGPERLSGDWWEARPYSRDYYRVHLEGVGQAWVFRDGRDSRFYLQGLFD, from the coding sequence ATGCGGCTGGGGTATCTGCACTTTCCGCGCTTTCCGGTGCAGCGCAAGGTCATCGAGCTGCCGGAGCTGACCGGCAAGCCCTTCGTGCTGGTGGAGGAGGTGCGCGGCCAGCAGCGGGTGGCGGGCGCGTCCACGAGCGCGTTGAAGGCCGGCGTGCGGCCGGGGACGACGCTCACCGCGGCGTGTGCCCTGGAGCCCGCGCTGCGCCACTTCACCTACCGGCCGGACGAGGAGCGGCGGGCGCTGGTGGCCCTGGGCGAGATGTTGATGGACCTGGCGCCGGGCTTCCAGCTCGCCGAGCCGGACGGGCTGTGGCTCGACGCGGGGGCCGCCCACCTGGTGAAGGGCGAGGAGGGCCTGTGCGCACGGGTGCTGGAGCGCTGCGAGGCGCTGGGCTGGCGGGGCCGCATGGTGGTGGCCTCGGAGCTCTTCACCGCGCGCGCCCTCGCCCGACATGGGACGCGCTCCTCCTATGAGGTGGTGCCGGACGGGGAGTCGGCCCGGGCGCTCGGGCCGCTGCCGCTCGGGGCCTTGGAGGGTCCCGAGCAGGCGGCGTTCGCGGCGCTCGGGTTGAGCACGCTCGGCGAGGTGGCCGCCCTGCCCGTGGGCGCGGTGACGGCCCGCGGAGGCGCCGTCGGCATGCGGGCCCATGGGCGGTGCCGGGGCGCGGACGAGACGCCCTTCCTCGCCGAGGTGCTGGAGGAGGTGCTGGAGGAGCGGCTCACGCTGGAGTGGCCCGCCGAGTCCTTGGAGCCCCTCCAGTTCGCCCTCAAGACGGTGTTGGACCGGCTGTGTGGCCGCCTGTCGGGACGGCGCCGCGCCGCGGTGCGCCTGGGCCTGACGTTGAAGTTGGATCCCTCGGGCCAGGTGCTCGTGCCCCTGACGCTGGCGCGGCCCACCGCGCAGGGGCGGATGTTGTTGGACCTCACACGGCACCGGCTCTCGGACGTGCGCCTGGAGGGCCCGGTGGCGGGGCTGGTGCTCCGGGTGGAGGAGGACTGCGAGGACCGTGGTCAGCAACTGGCCCTGGGGGATGCGCCTCAAGGGGACGCGGACCTGGAGGTGGTGCTCTCCCGGCTGGCCACGGCCCTGGGCGAGGACTCGCTCTTCATGGCCGCGCTCGAGGACTCCCACCGGCCCGAGGCCGGGTACACCCCGCGCGCCTTCCGCCCGCCGCCCGCCCGCCGGGGCCTCGAGGGGGAGGGGCTCGTTCCCCGGGAGGTCGTGAGCCCCGTGCCGGAGGTCCTCCGGGAGCGCCCCGCGCGCCTGCTGGGCCAGCCCCTGCCGCTCGAGGTGCACCTGACGGAGGCCGGGGAGTGGGTGGCCGCGCGCCTGGGCGGCCAGTGGCGCCGGGTGGTGGCGCTCATGGGCCCCGAGCGGCTGAGCGGCGATTGGTGGGAAGCGCGGCCCTACAGCCGGGACTATTACCGCGTGCACTTGGAGGGCGTCGGGCAGGCCTGGGTCTTCCGGGATGGGCGCGACAGCCGCTTCTACCTCCAGGGATTGTTCGACTGA
- a CDS encoding protein kinase domain-containing protein, translating to MAQGPTLSFKPVAGERLGGTDGQRFEILSELGEGGMGQVLRAYDAELQRVVALKFFHSRSGAQEAGALERLRQEARAIAQLDHENVLRIFDVAEWRGAPWAPRVPFLIMECLEGESLAALLRREGRLGLRQALEVMGGVAAGLAHVHGRHLVHRDLKPSNVFLGPRGRVTLIDFGLAWSQATEVSSALPPIAGTPAYMSPEQWRGAAQDARSDLWSAGLLLYEMLTGAPPYPLDRVDGLRACITSPEPVPSVRRHCPELPEEVEALVAALLMKAPAQRLASAARLVERLRQLEEALGPWREAPREVVAQRRSVTVMACHLGGARGAGGPLDPEELGEWEARFHQHCSEIVQAHGGSITACMGDEVLACFGYPVAHEEDAEHAVAAGLRLVAGPFTLQVGLHTETVVLDDRPAELRGGAPTIQGEAPRVAAWLARGARPGSVVLSAATQELSQGAFESEGLEPGAFEGLSGVRPLGRWRVARARATVFRFDRTRATGALTPLVGREAELRRLLGAWERAREGQGAFVLVSGEAGLGKSRLLQEARQRVSRTPSIVLRCQCWSQFSQSAYHPVVELLQRLFRLSPEGSPEHHRHVVDARLLELGLDAAQCELLAAFLSLPSEEATPRFALAPHQRKERTREVLLTLLLRLARERPVLAVVEDLHWADPSTRELLAAVRERVGQARVLLLASTREPEREAVGTDSPAFHHLALERLSAPLTARMVREAAGIPLSEETVHLLVDRTDGVPLFVEEMASRLAAGAAVPALPLTLQGLLLARMDALPGPLKSLIQLCAVVGRDFTWDLMTSLTRRAPATLRQNLEALVASGLLRHGEEALASDAYQFRHALFQEAAYQSLPRGPRRHHHRRIAQALEEQLPEVARNQPELLAHHYTEAGVPTRALEFWRRAGLRAVLRSANAEAASHLRQALTLLGTQPDTPARAAQELQLLTALGIPLSQVRGLADPEVKRTYARVRELFPRVGDALPALELSYWGPFAYSYSRGEYREAYVLGEQLVDVGSRQAHQELLALGYRMMATILFTWGRMREALAYAERAVTCSDFSLEEHRRLAVRHWVDPTAVALAHAAVMQTAVGQEAQARARVEDALRLAERIGHPQTRAYVRIYGAVSRQMGGDARGTLELAEACLAIASERRERLLVEWVTWAGLMRAWALAELGWPEEGLEGMRAGLGRWRIAGLHAGLPYHVGLLARVHVLRGRPAEALRAVGEALARAEATGERFYTAELHRFEAQAWRALGDEARARGALERAVWLAREQGAALFERRATGLLALHDEAPGNRDVLTGPGVPEGQEEAGHARG from the coding sequence GTGGCTCAGGGGCCCACGCTGTCGTTCAAGCCCGTTGCCGGCGAGCGGCTGGGGGGCACGGACGGACAGCGCTTCGAGATCCTCTCGGAACTGGGCGAGGGGGGCATGGGCCAGGTGCTGCGGGCGTACGACGCGGAGTTGCAGCGCGTGGTGGCGCTCAAGTTCTTCCATTCCCGGAGCGGCGCGCAGGAGGCGGGCGCGCTGGAGCGCTTGCGGCAGGAGGCGCGCGCCATCGCCCAGCTGGATCACGAGAACGTCCTGCGCATCTTCGACGTGGCGGAGTGGCGCGGCGCGCCCTGGGCGCCCCGCGTGCCCTTCCTCATCATGGAGTGCCTGGAAGGCGAGTCGCTCGCGGCGCTCTTGCGCCGGGAGGGCCGCCTGGGGCTTCGCCAGGCGCTGGAGGTGATGGGCGGCGTGGCCGCCGGGCTCGCGCACGTGCACGGCCGCCACCTCGTCCACCGCGATCTCAAGCCGAGCAATGTCTTCCTCGGACCCCGGGGGCGGGTGACGTTGATCGACTTCGGGCTCGCCTGGTCCCAGGCCACCGAGGTGTCCTCGGCCCTCCCGCCCATCGCCGGGACGCCGGCCTACATGTCTCCCGAGCAGTGGCGGGGCGCGGCGCAGGACGCGCGCAGCGATCTCTGGTCCGCGGGCCTGCTGCTGTACGAGATGCTCACGGGCGCGCCGCCCTATCCGTTGGACCGCGTGGACGGGCTGCGCGCGTGCATCACCTCGCCGGAGCCCGTGCCCTCGGTGCGGCGGCACTGTCCCGAGCTGCCCGAGGAGGTGGAGGCGCTGGTGGCCGCGCTGTTGATGAAGGCGCCCGCGCAGCGCCTCGCCTCGGCGGCGCGGTTGGTGGAGCGGCTGCGCCAGTTGGAGGAGGCGCTGGGGCCCTGGCGCGAGGCGCCCCGGGAGGTGGTCGCGCAGCGCCGCTCGGTGACGGTGATGGCCTGCCACCTCGGGGGGGCGCGGGGCGCGGGCGGGCCGTTGGATCCCGAGGAGCTGGGCGAGTGGGAGGCGCGCTTCCACCAGCACTGCTCGGAGATCGTCCAGGCGCACGGCGGCTCCATCACGGCTTGCATGGGGGACGAGGTGCTGGCCTGTTTCGGCTACCCCGTGGCGCACGAGGAGGACGCCGAGCACGCCGTGGCGGCGGGGCTCCGGCTGGTGGCGGGACCCTTCACGCTCCAGGTGGGCCTGCACACGGAGACGGTGGTGCTGGATGACCGGCCCGCGGAGCTGCGGGGCGGCGCGCCCACCATTCAAGGCGAGGCGCCCCGCGTCGCGGCGTGGCTGGCCCGGGGGGCCCGTCCCGGGAGCGTGGTGCTCAGCGCGGCCACCCAGGAGCTGAGCCAGGGCGCCTTCGAGTCCGAGGGGCTCGAGCCGGGCGCCTTCGAGGGCCTGTCCGGGGTGCGGCCCCTGGGGCGCTGGCGGGTGGCGCGGGCCCGGGCCACGGTGTTCCGCTTCGATCGCACGCGGGCCACGGGCGCGCTCACGCCCCTGGTGGGCCGGGAGGCCGAGCTGCGGCGGTTGCTCGGTGCCTGGGAGCGGGCCCGCGAGGGCCAGGGCGCCTTCGTGCTGGTCTCCGGCGAGGCGGGGCTCGGCAAGTCGCGGCTGTTGCAGGAAGCCCGGCAGCGGGTGTCGCGCACGCCGAGCATCGTCCTGCGCTGCCAGTGCTGGAGCCAGTTCTCCCAGAGCGCCTACCACCCCGTCGTCGAGCTGCTCCAGCGGCTCTTCCGCCTGTCCCCGGAGGGCTCGCCCGAGCACCACCGCCACGTCGTGGACGCGCGGCTGCTCGAGCTCGGCCTGGACGCCGCCCAGTGCGAGCTGCTGGCCGCGTTCCTCTCGCTGCCCTCCGAGGAGGCCACGCCGCGCTTCGCCCTCGCGCCCCACCAGCGCAAGGAGCGCACCCGTGAGGTCCTCCTGACGCTCCTGCTGCGCCTGGCGCGCGAGCGGCCCGTGCTCGCGGTGGTGGAGGATCTGCACTGGGCGGACCCGTCCACCCGGGAGCTGCTCGCGGCGGTGCGCGAGCGGGTGGGACAGGCCCGGGTGCTCCTGCTGGCGAGCACCCGGGAGCCGGAGCGGGAGGCCGTGGGGACGGACTCACCCGCCTTCCACCACCTGGCGCTGGAGCGGTTGTCGGCGCCGCTGACGGCCCGGATGGTGCGGGAGGCGGCCGGCATCCCCCTGAGCGAGGAGACCGTGCACCTGCTCGTGGACCGGACGGATGGGGTGCCCCTGTTCGTGGAGGAGATGGCGTCCCGGCTCGCCGCGGGGGCCGCCGTGCCGGCCCTGCCGCTCACCCTGCAGGGCCTCTTGCTGGCCCGCATGGACGCGCTGCCCGGACCGCTCAAGTCGCTCATCCAGCTGTGCGCCGTGGTGGGCCGTGACTTCACCTGGGACTTGATGACGTCGCTGACGCGGCGCGCGCCGGCCACGCTGCGCCAGAATCTGGAGGCCCTGGTCGCCTCGGGCCTGCTGCGGCACGGGGAGGAGGCCCTCGCGAGCGACGCCTACCAGTTCCGCCATGCCCTCTTCCAGGAGGCCGCCTATCAGTCGCTGCCCCGCGGCCCCCGGCGCCACCACCACCGGCGCATCGCCCAGGCCCTGGAGGAGCAGCTGCCCGAGGTGGCGCGCAACCAGCCGGAGCTGCTGGCCCATCATTATACGGAGGCGGGGGTGCCCACGCGGGCCCTCGAGTTCTGGCGGCGGGCGGGCCTGCGCGCGGTGCTGCGCTCGGCCAACGCGGAGGCCGCGAGCCACCTGCGCCAGGCGCTCACGCTGCTCGGCACCCAGCCGGACACGCCCGCGCGCGCCGCCCAGGAGCTCCAGTTGCTCACCGCGCTGGGCATCCCCTTGTCCCAGGTGCGAGGCCTCGCCGATCCCGAGGTCAAGCGCACCTATGCGCGCGTGCGCGAGCTGTTTCCCCGCGTGGGGGACGCGCTGCCCGCGCTGGAGCTGTCCTACTGGGGCCCCTTCGCCTACTCCTACTCGCGCGGCGAGTACCGCGAGGCCTACGTGCTGGGCGAGCAGCTCGTGGACGTGGGCTCGCGGCAGGCCCACCAGGAGCTGCTCGCGCTGGGCTACCGGATGATGGCCACCATCCTCTTCACCTGGGGGCGCATGCGCGAGGCGCTCGCGTACGCGGAGCGCGCCGTGACGTGCTCGGACTTCTCCCTGGAGGAGCACCGGCGCCTGGCGGTGCGGCACTGGGTGGATCCCACCGCGGTGGCGCTCGCGCACGCGGCCGTCATGCAGACGGCGGTCGGCCAGGAGGCCCAGGCCCGCGCCCGCGTGGAGGACGCGCTGCGGCTCGCCGAGCGCATCGGCCACCCCCAGACGCGCGCCTACGTGCGCATCTACGGCGCCGTGTCCCGGCAGATGGGCGGGGACGCGCGGGGCACGCTCGAGCTGGCCGAGGCCTGTCTGGCGATCGCGAGCGAGCGCCGGGAGCGGCTGCTGGTGGAGTGGGTGACGTGGGCGGGCCTCATGCGCGCCTGGGCGCTGGCCGAGCTGGGCTGGCCCGAGGAGGGCCTGGAGGGGATGCGCGCGGGACTGGGCCGCTGGCGCATCGCGGGCCTGCACGCGGGCCTGCCCTACCACGTGGGCCTGCTGGCGCGGGTGCACGTGCTGCGAGGGCGCCCCGCGGAGGCCCTGCGCGCGGTGGGCGAGGCGCTGGCGCGGGCGGAGGCCACGGGGGAGCGGTTCTACACGGCGGAGCTCCACCGCTTCGAGGCCCAGGCCTGGCGGGCGCTGGGCGACGAGGCGCGGGCCCGCGGGGCGCTGGAGCGCGCGGTGTGGTTGGCGCGGGAGCAGGGCGCGGCGCTGTTCGAGCGGCGCGCCACGGGGCTGCTGGCGCTGCACGACGAGGCTCCCGGGAACAGGGACGTCCTGACGGGGCCCGGGGTGCCCGAGGGACAGGAGGAAGCGGGACATGCACGCGGATGA
- a CDS encoding RNA polymerase sigma factor, translating to MHADERERLERDIQALSQAGDVGGAVERALEGYGPEILRLMMAMLHDADRGHEAFSVFSENLLRGLPGFRWESAFRTWAYRLARNACIQVLRAPAVRREQPMSLSAMPEAPLAARSDTQPWQRTSVKERFRALRESLEPQERLLLSLRVDQRLSWEEVARVMAEGEEALSGAALKRRAAALRQQFQRVKEHLRTLAEREGLVGSDSSASPP from the coding sequence ATGCACGCGGATGAACGGGAACGGTTGGAGCGGGACATCCAGGCGCTGAGCCAGGCGGGGGACGTGGGGGGCGCGGTGGAGCGGGCCCTGGAGGGCTACGGGCCGGAGATCCTCCGGTTGATGATGGCGATGCTGCATGACGCCGATCGAGGCCACGAGGCCTTCAGCGTCTTCAGCGAGAACCTGCTGCGGGGCCTGCCCGGCTTCCGGTGGGAGAGCGCCTTTCGCACCTGGGCGTACCGGCTGGCGCGCAACGCGTGCATCCAGGTCCTGCGGGCCCCGGCCGTGCGGCGCGAGCAGCCCATGAGCCTGTCGGCGATGCCCGAGGCCCCCCTCGCGGCGCGCTCGGACACCCAGCCCTGGCAGCGCACGTCGGTGAAGGAGCGCTTCCGCGCGCTGCGCGAGAGCCTGGAGCCCCAGGAGCGCCTGCTGCTGTCGCTCCGGGTGGATCAGCGGCTGTCGTGGGAGGAGGTGGCGCGGGTGATGGCGGAAGGCGAGGAGGCCCTGTCGGGCGCGGCCCTCAAGCGCCGGGCGGCGGCGCTGCGCCAGCAGTTCCAGCGCGTCAAGGAACACCTGCGCACGCTGGCGGAGCGGGAAGGACTCGTGGGCTCGGACTCGTCCGCCTCGCCGCCCTGA
- a CDS encoding response regulator: protein MSIILLVDDEPDDLALFADVLELMEHRVVRARDGQEALELARARRPDLVVTDCHMPRMTGGELSQWLSREPRLRDVPVLMHSSAADPHAPGVRCFLPKDADLPVFERAVDELLGGLRAARRTSPSPRVLPAPPACAGVP from the coding sequence ATGAGTATCATTCTCCTGGTGGATGACGAGCCCGACGATCTGGCGCTGTTCGCGGACGTGCTCGAGTTGATGGAGCACCGGGTGGTGCGCGCCCGGGACGGACAGGAAGCCCTGGAGCTGGCACGGGCCCGGAGGCCCGATCTGGTGGTGACGGACTGCCACATGCCCCGCATGACGGGGGGCGAGCTGAGCCAGTGGCTCTCCCGGGAGCCGCGCCTGCGCGACGTGCCCGTGCTGATGCACAGCAGCGCCGCCGACCCGCACGCGCCCGGCGTGCGGTGCTTCCTGCCCAAGGACGCGGACCTCCCGGTGTTCGAGCGCGCCGTGGACGAGCTGCTCGGGGGCCTCAGGGCGGCGAGGCGGACGAGTCCGAGCCCACGAGTCCTTCCCGCTCCGCCAGCGTGCGCAGGTGTTCCTTGA